One segment of Triticum aestivum cultivar Chinese Spring chromosome 2A, IWGSC CS RefSeq v2.1, whole genome shotgun sequence DNA contains the following:
- the LOC123191754 gene encoding fasciclin-like arabinogalactan protein 7 — MKLVVALLAAALSLSVPLADEVGPRANLTEILTPERPFQTFLRYLNQTNLVEVFENQAYRTHHGITIFAPADRAFAAVHPSVLSGLKKHQLKNLMMYHALAKHYALKEFDGLSRVGPVTTLAGGLYMVNVTCDAGAIRVLCSELLY; from the exons ATGAAGTTGGTGGTTGCGCTCCTCGCCGCCGCACTGTCCCTGTCCGTTCCGCTCGCCGACGAAGTGGGCCCCCGCGCCAACCTTACCGAGATCCTGACGCCAGAACGGCCCTTCCAGACCTTCCTCAGGTACCTCAATCAGACCAACCTCGTGGAGGTGTTCGAGAACCAGGCCTACCGGACTCACCACGGCATCACCATCTTCGCCCCCGCCGACAGGGCCTTCGCCGCCGTCCACCCGTCG GTGCTGTCGGGTCTGAAGAAGCACCAGCTCAAGAACCTGATGATGTACCACGCGCTGGCCAAGCACTACGCGCTCAAGGAGTTCGACGGCCTGAGCCGGGTCGGCCCGGTGACGACGCTCGCCGGCGGGCTGTACATGGTGAACGTGACTTGCGACGCGGGGGCCATCCGCGTGCT GTGCAGTGAATTGCTCTACTGA